A stretch of the Salminus brasiliensis chromosome 19, fSalBra1.hap2, whole genome shotgun sequence genome encodes the following:
- the LOC140541261 gene encoding galactose-specific lectin nattectin-like yields the protein MAVWTVPLFLGLLLATDGALGGLQHLHKSCPPDWTEYGNRCFKFFKPQVEWVDAETECLKNSGNLASVHSHKENAFLQDLIKKGTGSLMNTWIGGHDAVAEGTWLWSDGSKMDFHDWCKNEPSNYKNKEHCMTMNYGDLNQWNDIPCNLSRPFICARN from the exons CTTTTGCTGGCCACAG ATGGAGCACTTGGAGGGCTGCAGCATT TGCATAAGTCTTGCCCACCTGACTGGACTGAATATGGAAACAGATGTTTCAAGTTCTTCAAGCCCCAAGTTGAATGGGTTGATGCAGAG aCTGAGTGTTTGAAGAACAGTGGGAATCTTGCTTCAGTGCACAGCCATAAAGAAAACGCATTTTTACAGGATCTCATTAAAAAAGGCACCGGCTCTCTGATGAACACCTGGATAGGTGGCCACGATGCTGTAGCA GAAGGAACATGGCTCTGGAGCGATGGGTCCAAAATGGACTTCCATGATTGGTGCAAGAATGAGCCCAGTAACTACAAGAATAAAGAACACTGCATGACAATGAACTATGGAG ATCTTAACCAATGGAATGATATCCCTTGCAATTTATCCAGGCCGTTTATTTGTGCCAGAAACTGA